TAATGTTGATCTGAAGGCAGCCGAGGCTGCCAATATAAAAGTGGTGAGGGTTCCTGCCTATTCGCCAAATGCAGTGGCCGAACATGCTGTTGCATTGCTGCTTGCCCTCAACCGGAAAATATATAAATCGTATAACCGTGTACGTGACGGTAACTTTACCCTGAACGGGCTGGAAGGATTTGATCTTTTCGGAAAAACGATAGGCGTGATCGGTACCGGAAACATCGGCGCTGTGTTTTGCAGAATCATGCTGGGCTTTGGTTGCAGGGTCTATGCCCACGATCTTTATGAAAACGCTGACCTGAAAACGGCTGGCGTTGAATATGTATCCATGAACACCGTTTTTGCCCAATCAGATATTATTTCATTGCATTGCCCGCTGTTGCCCGACACACATCATATTGTGAACGCCCACTCTATTGCCTCCATGAAACGGGGCGTGGTATTGATTAATACCAGTCGCGGTGGCCTTGTAGATACGAAAGCCGTGGTGGAAGCACTGAAAAACGGACATTTAGGGGCACTGGGTATAGATGTATATGAACAGGAAGAACATTTATTTTTCCAGAATTTTTCTGGAGTAGTGATACAGGACGACGTATTATCAAGACTCACCACCTTCCCCAATGTATTGATCACTGCTCATCAGGGCTTTTTCACGAAAGAGGCACTGATGCAGATCGCAGAAATAACGCTGCGGAACGTGGCGGAAT
The genomic region above belongs to Chitinophaga sp. 180180018-3 and contains:
- a CDS encoding 2-hydroxyacid dehydrogenase, encoding MKLLFFSAQSYDIHYFNLANTRGLHQFRFLDAPLNEDNTALIKDEEAVCVFVNDKVNAAVISMLQAKGVRLIALRCAGFNNVDLKAAEAANIKVVRVPAYSPNAVAEHAVALLLALNRKIYKSYNRVRDGNFTLNGLEGFDLFGKTIGVIGTGNIGAVFCRIMLGFGCRVYAHDLYENADLKTAGVEYVSMNTVFAQSDIISLHCPLLPDTHHIVNAHSIASMKRGVVLINTSRGGLVDTKAVVEALKNGHLGALGIDVYEQEEHLFFQNFSGVVIQDDVLSRLTTFPNVLITAHQGFFTKEALMQIAEITLRNVAEFEKVH